Part of the Kineococcus aurantiacus genome, CCGGCACGGTGCGGATCGCGCCGGGCCCGGACGGGACCGGCGGGACGACGCACGTGGCCGCCGTCTCGGTGGGGCACCGACCCACCTACTACGGCAAGGACGGCGAGCGGCTGCTCGAGGCCAACCTCCTCGACTTCGACGGGGACCTCTACGGGCGCGGCATCCGGATCGACCTGCACGTCAGGTTGCGCCCGCAGCGCCGCTACGAGGGGTCCGCCGAACTCGTGGACCAGTTGCGCCGCGACGTCGAGGACACCCGGCGGTGGGCCGTGGGCGCGGGCCTGGAGCACCTGCTGGGCGACCCGGGCGCGCGGTCGCGGTGACACCCCCGACGAGCCCGGGACCGGCACCCGCCCGCACCCCCCACGCCGGCCGCCGCCACCCGGTGCGCCGTTCCGCGCGCCGCAGCCCCGAGCGCCCGGAGGTCCTGGCCGGCCGGCGTTCCCGGCGCACCGAGCGCCAGGCGCTC contains:
- a CDS encoding riboflavin kinase; the encoded protein is MRPTTTNDPEQVSAAPRTDVPVPRDHGAALRVEGVVEHGDERGRLLGFPTANVAVPPHGLKDGVWAGTVRIAPGPDGTGGTTHVAAVSVGHRPTYYGKDGERLLEANLLDFDGDLYGRGIRIDLHVRLRPQRRYEGSAELVDQLRRDVEDTRRWAVGAGLEHLLGDPGARSR